The Roseibaca calidilacus genome has a window encoding:
- a CDS encoding ABC transporter ATP-binding protein: MKNLIEIKGVRHAYRTDAGPLPVLDGLEIAVPEGGFVAVVGPSGCGKSTLTRLIAGLMKPDHGEVWLHGERVKGPRSTVGMAFQNPVLLEWRSILKNVLLPLEIVPSKLSKREAEDRARFLLSLVGLEGFEDKRPSELSGGMRQRASLCRALIHQPEVLILDEPFGALDAFTREDLWQTMHKVKEREPFTGVLITHDLRESIFLADQVVVLSGRPARTQYVLDIPRNRTPTLDDLYTPEAAEQLNILRHQIQVAQGRTTEGAA, encoded by the coding sequence ATGAAAAACCTGATCGAAATCAAGGGCGTGCGCCACGCTTACCGCACCGATGCCGGGCCGCTTCCGGTGCTGGACGGGCTGGAAATTGCCGTGCCCGAAGGCGGTTTTGTTGCCGTGGTCGGCCCGTCTGGCTGTGGCAAATCCACGCTTACGCGCCTGATCGCGGGGCTGATGAAACCCGACCACGGCGAGGTCTGGCTGCATGGCGAGCGCGTGAAAGGCCCGCGTTCGACCGTGGGCATGGCATTCCAAAACCCGGTTTTGCTCGAATGGCGCTCTATCCTGAAAAACGTGCTTCTGCCCTTGGAGATCGTGCCTTCGAAACTCTCCAAACGCGAAGCCGAAGACCGCGCGCGCTTCCTGCTGTCGCTGGTCGGTCTGGAGGGCTTCGAGGACAAACGCCCCTCGGAACTGTCCGGCGGTATGCGCCAACGCGCCAGCCTGTGCCGCGCGCTCATTCACCAGCCAGAGGTGCTGATCCTCGATGAACCCTTCGGCGCGCTGGACGCGTTCACCCGCGAAGATCTGTGGCAAACCATGCACAAGGTGAAGGAACGCGAACCCTTTACCGGCGTGCTGATTACCCATGACCTGCGCGAGTCGATCTTTCTGGCCGATCAGGTCGTGGTGCTGTCGGGCCGCCCCGCGCGCACGCAATATGTGCTGGATATTCCGCGCAATCGCACACCAACGCTGGACGATCTTTATACCCCCGAAGCCGCAGAACAGTTGAATATCCTGCGCCACCAGATTCAGGTCGCCCAAGGCCGCACCACGGAAGGTGCCGCATGA
- a CDS encoding ABC transporter permease, producing the protein MNKHVQAFAVPLIAVVVFLAFWEWLVWVNGWPTFKMAAPSDLPAAYIRHWDLFLTMGWQTLWRTILGLLLAVIFGTFLGMIMGFSRIMRDALYPLLVGFNAIPKATVVPIVALMFVGQHDFNTVLLAFIISFFPIAVSVSIGLSTLEPEYRDILRSLGASQATIFWKIALPKTLPEFFGALKVAVTLAFIGTNLMEIVSPHGRGLGALFDSGRTNSDFPLMFAVLIALAFLGIVLYYIVVALEKIFAGWAERAPG; encoded by the coding sequence ATGAACAAGCATGTCCAAGCCTTTGCGGTCCCGCTGATCGCGGTGGTGGTGTTCTTGGCGTTTTGGGAATGGCTTGTCTGGGTCAATGGCTGGCCCACTTTCAAAATGGCCGCGCCATCCGATCTGCCCGCAGCCTATATCCGCCATTGGGATCTGTTCCTGACCATGGGTTGGCAGACGCTCTGGCGCACCATCCTTGGGCTGCTTCTGGCGGTTATCTTCGGTACGTTTCTGGGCATGATCATGGGCTTTTCGCGCATCATGCGCGACGCGCTTTATCCGCTGCTGGTGGGCTTCAACGCCATCCCCAAGGCGACAGTCGTGCCCATCGTGGCGCTCATGTTCGTGGGCCAGCACGATTTCAACACGGTGCTTTTGGCCTTCATCATCTCGTTTTTCCCGATCGCGGTGTCGGTCAGCATTGGCCTATCCACGCTGGAGCCTGAATACCGCGACATCCTGCGTAGCTTGGGCGCTTCACAAGCCACGATCTTCTGGAAAATCGCGCTTCCCAAAACCCTGCCCGAATTCTTCGGTGCGTTGAAAGTTGCGGTCACACTGGCCTTCATCGGCACCAACCTGATGGAAATCGTCAGCCCGCATGGGCGCGGCTTGGGCGCATTGTTCGATAGCGGGCGCACCAATTCCGACTTCCCGCTCATGTTCGCGGTGCTCATTGCCTTGGCCTTTCTGGGGATCGTGCTCTACTACATCGTGGTTGCGCTGGAAAAAATCTTCGCCGGCTGGGCGGAACGCGCCCCCGGCTAG
- a CDS encoding NADP-dependent isocitrate dehydrogenase, whose product MTDKTIPDIIYTKVDEAPELASASLLPIIQRFASAAGVSVGTKDISLAGRILATFPDFLTEEQRISDDLAELGELVKTPEANVIKLPNISASVPQLVAAVRELQAQGYALPDYPETPATDAEKEIRARYDTIKGSAVNPVLREGNSDRRAASAVKKFAQANPHRMGAWSKDSKTRVATMGAGDFFSNERSATLAQPAIATIDHIAPDGTQTVLKDAVSYPAGTVVDATFMSAKALGAFLAAEIENTKAEGTLFSLHMKATMMKVSDPIIFGHAVKAWLAPVFEQFDDDMAALGVNPNSGLGDLLARVKDRADIMAAIDACNAARPPMYMVDSDRGITNLHVPSDVIIDASMPALIRSGGKGWGPDGAEHDANCVIPDSSYAPVYDETIRFFKENGALNPATAGTVQNIGLMAQKAEEYGSHPTTFEIPANGVVRMVLDDGTVLHEHEVEKGDIWRSASARKAPIEDWVNLAIARQAETGYRAIFWLDATRAHDAELIKLVKPILAAKGVADKFEIMAPRAATRASLETITKGENTIAITGNVLRDYLTDLFPILELATSAKMLSIVKLMQGGGLFETGAGGSAPKHVQQLQGENHLRWDSLGEFCALGESFKFLADAKGNAKARVLGNAVEVATQGVLDNDRSPGRKAGQPDNRDSHYWFARYWAEALAAQSDDADLAAHFAPIAAELAAQEATILAELHAGRGQAVDTGGYYHNDPVKTAAIMRPSATLNAIIG is encoded by the coding sequence ATGACCGACAAGACCATTCCCGACATCATCTACACCAAGGTGGATGAAGCGCCAGAGCTTGCCTCGGCTTCGCTGCTGCCGATCATCCAGCGGTTCGCCAGCGCCGCAGGCGTCAGCGTCGGCACCAAGGATATTTCGCTGGCTGGCCGCATTCTGGCGACCTTCCCCGATTTCCTGACCGAAGAGCAGCGCATCAGCGACGATCTGGCCGAACTGGGCGAGCTGGTGAAAACGCCAGAAGCGAATGTCATCAAGCTGCCGAACATCTCTGCCTCTGTCCCGCAGCTTGTAGCCGCAGTGCGCGAGTTGCAGGCCCAAGGCTACGCCCTGCCCGACTATCCAGAAACCCCCGCGACCGATGCCGAAAAAGAGATCCGCGCGCGCTATGACACGATCAAAGGATCTGCGGTCAACCCGGTGCTGCGCGAAGGAAACTCGGACCGCCGCGCCGCAAGCGCTGTCAAGAAATTCGCCCAAGCCAACCCGCACCGCATGGGCGCGTGGTCCAAGGACAGCAAAACCCGCGTTGCGACCATGGGCGCAGGCGATTTCTTCAGCAATGAGCGCTCTGCCACGCTGGCACAGCCTGCGATTGCGACCATTGACCATATCGCCCCCGATGGCACGCAGACCGTGCTGAAAGACGCGGTCAGCTACCCCGCTGGCACAGTGGTGGACGCGACCTTCATGTCGGCCAAAGCCCTTGGCGCATTTCTGGCCGCCGAGATTGAGAATACCAAAGCCGAAGGCACGCTGTTTTCGTTGCACATGAAGGCCACGATGATGAAGGTCAGCGACCCGATCATTTTTGGCCACGCGGTCAAAGCATGGCTGGCCCCGGTGTTCGAGCAATTCGACGATGATATGGCCGCTTTGGGCGTGAACCCCAATTCCGGCCTTGGCGACCTGCTGGCCCGCGTCAAGGACCGCGCCGATATCATGGCCGCGATCGACGCCTGCAATGCTGCGCGCCCACCCATGTATATGGTCGATAGCGACCGCGGCATCACCAACCTGCATGTGCCGTCGGACGTGATTATCGACGCGTCCATGCCCGCGCTGATCCGCAGTGGCGGCAAGGGTTGGGGACCGGACGGGGCAGAGCATGACGCAAATTGCGTGATCCCCGACAGCTCTTACGCGCCCGTCTATGATGAGACGATCCGCTTCTTCAAGGAAAATGGCGCGCTAAACCCGGCCACGGCTGGCACGGTCCAGAACATTGGCCTGATGGCTCAGAAAGCCGAAGAATACGGCAGCCACCCAACCACGTTCGAGATCCCAGCCAACGGCGTGGTGCGCATGGTGCTGGATGACGGCACGGTGCTGCATGAACACGAGGTCGAGAAGGGCGATATCTGGCGCTCTGCCAGCGCGCGCAAAGCGCCCATCGAGGATTGGGTAAACCTTGCCATCGCACGGCAGGCAGAGACCGGCTATCGCGCGATCTTCTGGCTGGATGCGACCCGCGCGCATGATGCAGAGCTGATCAAGCTGGTAAAGCCGATCCTTGCGGCCAAGGGCGTGGCCGACAAGTTCGAAATCATGGCCCCGCGCGCGGCCACCCGCGCCAGCCTTGAGACGATCACCAAGGGCGAGAACACCATCGCCATTACCGGCAACGTGCTGCGCGACTACCTGACCGACCTGTTCCCGATTCTGGAACTGGCGACCAGCGCCAAGATGCTGTCCATCGTCAAGCTGATGCAAGGCGGCGGGCTGTTTGAAACCGGCGCGGGCGGCTCTGCGCCCAAGCATGTGCAGCAGTTGCAGGGCGAAAACCACCTGCGTTGGGACAGTCTTGGCGAATTCTGCGCGCTGGGGGAATCGTTCAAGTTCCTAGCCGATGCCAAGGGCAACGCGAAAGCGCGGGTCTTGGGCAACGCGGTGGAAGTGGCGACGCAAGGCGTGCTGGACAATGACCGCTCGCCCGGTCGCAAGGCAGGCCAACCTGACAACCGCGACAGCCATTACTGGTTCGCGCGCTACTGGGCCGAAGCCTTGGCCGCGCAATCGGACGATGCCGACTTGGCCGCGCATTTCGCGCCCATCGCGGCAGAGCTGGCCGCACAAGAAGCCACCATTCTGGCCGAATTGCACGCGGGCCGGGGACAGGCGGTCGATACGGGCGGCTATTACCACAATGACCCGGTCAAAACAGCAGCGATCATGCGCCCCTCGGCCACGTTGAACGCGATCATCGGCTGA
- the leuB gene encoding 3-isopropylmalate dehydrogenase, giving the protein MTTPSLLILPGDGIGPEVMAEVRKIIDWMGAKRGLNFDVTEDLVGGAAYDKHGTPLHDDTMAKAQEVDAVLLGAVGGPKYDVLDFSVKPERGLLRLRKEMDLYANLRPAQCFDALSDFSSLKKEVVAGLDIMIIRELTSGVYFGEPRGIHKEGNERVGINTQRYTESEIARVARSAFEMARKRGNKVCSMEKANVMESGILWRDVVQEIHDAEYPDVELSHMYADAGAMQLTRWPKQFDVIVTDNLFGDLLSDLAAMLTGSLGMLPSASLGAPMANGRPKALYEPVHGSAPDIAGQGKANPIACILSFAMALRYSFDLGEEATRVEQAVEKVLADGVRTADLMGPEGGVPVSTSGMGDAIIAALDASL; this is encoded by the coding sequence ATGACCACCCCTTCCCTGCTTATCCTGCCCGGCGACGGCATTGGCCCAGAGGTCATGGCGGAAGTCCGCAAGATCATTGACTGGATGGGCGCCAAACGCGGGCTGAATTTTGATGTTACCGAGGATTTGGTCGGTGGCGCGGCCTATGACAAGCACGGCACCCCCTTGCATGACGACACCATGGCCAAGGCGCAAGAGGTGGACGCGGTGCTGCTGGGCGCGGTGGGCGGCCCGAAATACGATGTGCTGGATTTCAGCGTGAAGCCCGAACGCGGCCTGCTGCGCCTGCGCAAGGAAATGGACCTTTACGCCAACCTGCGCCCCGCCCAATGCTTTGATGCGCTGTCAGATTTCAGCAGCCTGAAGAAAGAGGTCGTGGCCGGTCTGGACATCATGATTATCCGCGAATTGACCAGCGGTGTCTACTTCGGCGAACCACGCGGCATTCATAAAGAAGGCAATGAACGCGTCGGCATCAACACCCAGCGCTATACCGAATCGGAAATCGCCCGCGTGGCGCGCTCGGCCTTCGAAATGGCGCGTAAGCGCGGCAACAAGGTCTGTTCCATGGAAAAGGCCAATGTCATGGAATCGGGCATTCTGTGGCGCGACGTGGTGCAGGAAATTCACGATGCGGAATACCCGGATGTGGAACTGAGCCACATGTATGCCGATGCTGGTGCCATGCAGCTAACCCGCTGGCCCAAGCAATTCGACGTAATCGTGACCGACAACCTGTTCGGCGATCTGCTGTCGGATCTGGCCGCCATGCTGACCGGCAGCCTTGGGATGCTGCCTTCGGCCAGCCTTGGCGCGCCGATGGCAAACGGTCGCCCGAAGGCGCTGTATGAGCCGGTGCATGGCTCTGCCCCCGATATTGCAGGCCAAGGCAAGGCGAACCCGATTGCCTGTATCCTCAGCTTTGCCATGGCGCTGCGCTACAGCTTCGATCTGGGTGAGGAAGCAACCCGCGTCGAACAGGCGGTCGAGAAGGTTCTGGCCGATGGCGTGCGCACGGCAGACCTGATGGGCCCCGAAGGCGGTGTGCCCGTGTCGACATCCGGCATGGGCGACGCGATTATCGCGGCGCTGGACGCAAGCCTGTAA
- a CDS encoding glycosyltransferase: protein MDKAFDAVVIGRNEGARLLRALAAAQAVARRVVYVDSGSHDGSARAARDLGVTVIELDASRPFTAARGRNTGLAALPDAEFVQFIDGDCILQPDWPMQALSHLHAHSKAGLVFGRQFEAAPDASVYNWMTDWEWNKPLGPNTFCAGCLMVRADALRAIGGYNEDLIAGEDDDMCHRMQSAGWQTWCIDTRMTEHDARLLSLRPWWRRSLRAGHSYAELGVLHGAAVGQRRRALLWGGVLPVIAALGLVFWWPITLAVAALYALSVLRQWRGFRAQGLGAGRAAHVAGLLMLSKFAEAMGMASYWRARAAGRRRKLIEYK, encoded by the coding sequence ATGGATAAGGCATTCGACGCGGTTGTCATTGGCCGCAATGAAGGCGCGCGGCTACTGCGCGCATTGGCAGCCGCGCAGGCCGTGGCGCGGCGGGTTGTCTATGTCGACAGCGGCTCGCATGACGGGTCGGCGCGGGCCGCGCGCGATCTGGGTGTGACCGTCATAGAGCTGGACGCAAGCCGCCCCTTCACCGCCGCGCGCGGGCGTAACACGGGGCTTGCCGCGCTGCCCGATGCCGAATTCGTGCAGTTCATTGATGGCGATTGCATTCTGCAACCGGACTGGCCCATGCAGGCGCTGTCGCATCTGCACGCCCATTCCAAAGCCGGGCTGGTCTTTGGCCGCCAGTTTGAAGCTGCGCCCGATGCATCGGTCTATAACTGGATGACCGATTGGGAATGGAACAAACCGCTTGGGCCGAACACGTTTTGCGCGGGCTGCCTAATGGTGCGCGCGGATGCCTTGCGCGCAATCGGCGGGTATAACGAGGACCTGATCGCCGGCGAAGATGACGATATGTGCCACAGGATGCAATCTGCCGGATGGCAGACATGGTGCATTGACACGCGCATGACCGAACACGATGCGCGGCTGTTGTCGCTGCGCCCGTGGTGGCGCCGCAGCCTGCGTGCCGGGCACAGCTATGCTGAACTTGGGGTGCTGCACGGTGCGGCGGTTGGCCAAAGACGGCGCGCCCTGCTGTGGGGCGGCGTGTTGCCGGTGATCGCGGCGCTTGGGTTGGTGTTCTGGTGGCCCATAACACTTGCCGTGGCTGCGCTATACGCACTCTCGGTTCTGCGGCAATGGCGCGGGTTTCGCGCGCAGGGTTTGGGCGCGGGTCGCGCCGCGCATGTGGCCGGGTTGCTGATGCTTAGCAAATTCGCCGAAGCGATGGGTATGGCCAGCTATTGGCGTGCCCGCGCGGCCGGGCGCAGGCGAAAGCTGATCGAATACAAATAG
- a CDS encoding universal stress protein yields the protein MATKILLPIDLSSPASWVKPMAEAQKMLVGGGALHVVSVLPDFGMSMVGTFFKAGFEQTALHQFGEALRKWVAQNVPGSIDVHPHVLHGNIYDEILRAADELDVDVIVMAAHRPEASDYLLGPNVARVVRHAKQSVYVVRD from the coding sequence ATGGCGACCAAAATTTTGCTGCCCATCGACCTGTCTTCGCCCGCATCTTGGGTCAAACCGATGGCCGAGGCGCAGAAAATGCTTGTCGGGGGCGGCGCCTTGCATGTCGTCAGTGTCTTGCCGGATTTCGGCATGTCGATGGTGGGCACCTTCTTCAAGGCCGGGTTCGAGCAAACCGCGCTGCACCAGTTTGGTGAAGCCTTGCGCAAATGGGTCGCGCAAAATGTGCCCGGCAGCATAGACGTGCATCCGCATGTCTTGCACGGAAACATTTATGATGAAATCCTTCGCGCGGCGGATGAGCTGGATGTTGATGTCATCGTAATGGCCGCCCACCGGCCAGAGGCCAGCGATTACCTGCTTGGACCGAACGTGGCGCGCGTTGTCCGCCATGCCAAGCAATCGGTCTATGTCGTCCGCGACTGA
- a CDS encoding EAL domain-containing protein: MHFEDTPQRASPLSVAADEKTRDAILLVREALRDRRAMLAFQPVVQARMPKRAAFYEGLIRIMDPSGRIIPAADFIGAVETRELGRKIDCLALEMGLDTLAAEPGIRLSINMSARSIGYPEWLAALERGLRHDPSIAERLILEITESSAMEMPELVIDFMADMQERGICFALDDFGAGYTAFRYLKDFYFDIIKIDGAFIRGIGTNPDNQVLTQALVSIARHFDMFTVAESVETQEDARLLVEMGVDCLQGYFFGAPSVSEPWKTSQLKSRGAG; this comes from the coding sequence ATGCATTTTGAAGATACGCCGCAAAGAGCGTCGCCCCTGAGCGTAGCAGCCGATGAGAAAACGCGCGATGCCATTTTGCTTGTGCGCGAGGCGCTGCGTGACCGGCGCGCAATGCTTGCATTTCAACCTGTGGTGCAAGCGCGCATGCCCAAACGGGCCGCCTTTTATGAAGGGCTGATCCGGATCATGGACCCAAGCGGGCGTATCATTCCTGCCGCAGATTTCATCGGCGCGGTGGAAACCCGCGAACTGGGCCGCAAGATTGACTGTCTTGCCCTTGAAATGGGATTGGACACGCTGGCCGCCGAACCCGGCATCCGGCTGTCCATCAACATGTCGGCACGGTCCATCGGCTATCCGGAATGGCTGGCGGCGCTTGAACGCGGGCTGCGCCATGATCCCAGCATCGCCGAACGGCTGATCCTTGAAATCACCGAATCCTCTGCCATGGAAATGCCGGAACTGGTGATCGATTTCATGGCCGACATGCAAGAACGCGGCATCTGCTTTGCACTGGATGATTTCGGCGCGGGATATACCGCCTTTCGCTACCTTAAGGATTTCTATTTCGACATCATCAAGATCGACGGCGCATTCATTCGCGGCATTGGCACCAACCCCGACAACCAGGTTCTGACCCAGGCTTTGGTGTCGATTGCCCGACATTTCGACATGTTTACCGTCGCCGAATCCGTGGAAACACAGGAAGATGCGCGCCTGCTGGTCGAAATGGGGGTAGATTGCCTGCAAGGGTATTTCTTCGGTGCACCCTCCGTATCCGAGCCTTGGAAAACGTCTCAGCTCAAATCGCGTGGGGCAGGCTAA
- the argH gene encoding argininosuccinate lyase: MSAKSANAMWGGRFSAGPDAIMEAINASIGYDKRLAPQDIAGSRAHAAMLAAKGILTSEDAAAIDAGLTQVLAEIEAGDFAFSTALEDIHMNVEARLRDIIGPAAGRLHTARSRNDQVAVDFRMWVRDQCDVAIAGLDALMRAFLAQAEAGADWVMPGFTHLQTAQPVTWGHHMLAYVEMFARDRSRFADARARMNECPLGAAALAGTSFPIDRHMTAAALGFDRPTANSLDSVSDRDFALEYLSAASICAMHLSRFAEELVIWSSAQFRFVRMSDRFSTGSSIMPQKRNPDAAELLRAKLGRILGATVALFTVMKGLPLTYSKDMQEDKEQVFDAADTLALGLAAMEGMVSDLTANRAALEAAAASGFSTATDLADWLVRELNLPFRDAHHVTGSLVKLAEDKGCDLPDLSLDEMQKVHGEITQAVYSVLGVHNSVASRTSHGGTAPDNVRAQIARWKEVLG; this comes from the coding sequence ATGTCTGCAAAATCTGCCAATGCCATGTGGGGCGGTCGGTTTTCCGCCGGTCCCGACGCGATTATGGAGGCGATAAATGCCTCTATCGGGTATGATAAGCGTTTGGCGCCGCAGGATATCGCCGGCTCGCGCGCCCATGCTGCGATGCTGGCCGCGAAAGGCATCCTGACCTCAGAGGACGCCGCCGCCATTGATGCGGGCCTGACGCAAGTTCTGGCAGAGATAGAGGCGGGTGATTTCGCCTTCTCGACCGCGCTGGAAGATATTCACATGAATGTCGAAGCGCGCCTGCGCGACATTATCGGCCCTGCCGCTGGCCGGTTGCACACGGCACGGTCGCGCAACGACCAAGTGGCGGTGGATTTCCGCATGTGGGTGCGCGACCAATGCGACGTGGCCATCGCCGGGCTGGACGCGCTGATGCGCGCATTCCTTGCCCAAGCAGAGGCAGGGGCGGATTGGGTCATGCCCGGTTTCACCCATCTGCAAACCGCGCAGCCCGTGACATGGGGACACCACATGCTGGCCTATGTGGAAATGTTCGCCCGCGACCGGTCGCGCTTTGCCGACGCGCGCGCGCGTATGAACGAATGCCCCTTGGGTGCGGCGGCACTGGCAGGCACGTCCTTTCCAATTGACCGCCACATGACCGCCGCCGCCTTGGGATTTGACCGGCCCACGGCAAATTCGCTGGATTCGGTGTCGGACCGTGATTTCGCGCTGGAATACCTGTCGGCAGCCAGCATCTGCGCGATGCATCTGTCGCGCTTCGCCGAGGAATTGGTGATCTGGTCCTCTGCCCAGTTCCGGTTTGTGCGCATGTCGGACCGTTTCTCGACCGGGTCCAGCATCATGCCGCAAAAGCGCAACCCGGATGCGGCGGAACTATTGCGCGCCAAGCTGGGGCGCATTCTGGGCGCGACGGTGGCGCTGTTCACGGTCATGAAGGGCCTGCCGCTGACCTATTCCAAGGACATGCAGGAAGACAAAGAACAGGTGTTCGATGCCGCCGACACGCTTGCGCTTGGCTTGGCGGCAATGGAGGGCATGGTCAGCGACCTGACCGCGAATCGCGCGGCGCTGGAAGCGGCTGCCGCGTCGGGCTTTTCGACCGCGACGGACCTTGCCGATTGGCTGGTGCGCGAATTGAACCTGCCCTTCCGCGACGCGCATCATGTCACCGGCAGCCTTGTAAAGCTGGCCGAGGACAAAGGCTGCGATCTGCCCGACCTGTCCTTGGACGAGATGCAGAAAGTGCATGGCGAAATCACCCAGGCGGTCTATTCTGTCTTGGGTGTGCATAACTCGGTTGCCAGCCGCACAAGCCATGGCGGCACCGCGCCCGACAATGTGCGCGCACAAATCGCCCGCTGGAAAGAGGTTCTGGGATGA
- a CDS encoding DUF2834 domain-containing protein, producing the protein MTPLRLIFLALAIWGAIHPMYWFVTWFQENGWSIMAMVDAWHVNAATSGLVWDLTIAAVALTVFVIAECVARKRYIGLVAIPATFCIGVSCGLPLYLFLRSKPD; encoded by the coding sequence ATGACCCCGTTGCGCCTGATCTTTCTTGCGCTTGCCATTTGGGGCGCGATCCACCCGATGTATTGGTTTGTGACGTGGTTTCAGGAAAATGGCTGGTCTATCATGGCCATGGTCGATGCTTGGCATGTCAATGCCGCGACCTCTGGGCTGGTCTGGGATCTGACCATCGCCGCCGTGGCACTGACGGTTTTCGTGATTGCCGAATGCGTTGCGCGCAAACGCTATATCGGGCTGGTCGCCATACCGGCCACATTCTGCATTGGCGTGTCTTGCGGGTTGCCCTTGTATCTGTTTCTGCGCTCGAAACCGGACTGA